A genomic region of Ictidomys tridecemlineatus isolate mIctTri1 chromosome 10, mIctTri1.hap1, whole genome shotgun sequence contains the following coding sequences:
- the Sertad4 gene encoding SERTA domain-containing protein 4: MTLVLSMNRFCEPIVSEGAAEIAGYQTLWEADSYRGPSPPGPAQAPLQGDRGAGPPLAGSHYRGISNPITTSKITYFKRKYVEEEDFHPPLSSCSHKTISIFEERAHILYMSLEKLKFIDDPEVYLRRSVLINNLMKRIHGEIIMQNNWCFPACSFSGASAQEWFMAQDCPYRKRPRMAKEECEKFHACCFYQECGGHYLNLPLSVNANVGSASSSSSSSSSPPLPLPSCSHQVDFDVGGAPIYKSDGQIPANEIFVTNVRSLGVQEKARLSEEKANDTNREGDPLSHEPVGNDLDLECKGQFYDYFETGYNDKNNVSESWKKSLRKKEPSPSNKLCCSKGSKI; this comes from the exons ATGACTCTGGTTCTGTCCATGAATAGATTCTGCGAGCCCATTGTCTCGGAAGGAGCTGCTGAAATTGCTGGGTACCAAACACTATGGGAGGCTGACAGCTACAGAGGCCCGAGCCCCCCGGGGCCAGCACAGGCTCCTTTGCAGGGAGACCGGGGAGCCGGTCCCCCACTGGCAG GATCACATTACAGGGGAATTTCAAATCCTATAACAACATCCAAGATCACATACTTTAAGAGGAAGTATGTGGAAGAAGAGGATTTTCACCCACCACTCAGCAGCTGTAGCcataaa accaTCTCAATTTTTGAGGAACGAGCCCACATCCTTTACATGTCCTTAGAAAAGCTGAAGTTTATCGATGATCCTGAAGTGTACCTCCGAAGATCTGTCCTTATAAACAACTTGATGAAAAGGATTCATGGAGAAATCATCATGCAGAATAACTGGTGCTTTCCCGCCTGCTCCTTCAGTGGCGCCTCTGCCCAGGAGTGGTTTATGGCTCAAGACTGTCCTTACCGAAAACGACCACGGATGGCCAAAGAGGAGTGTGAAAAGTTTCATGCCTGCTGCTTTTACCAAGAGTGCGGTGGTCACTACCTGAATTTACCCCTTTCTGTCAATGCGAATGTGGGAagtgcctcctcctcctcttcttcctcttcctctccccctctgccTTTGCCGAGTTGTTCCCATCAGGTGGATTTTGATGTAGGCGGGGCTCCCATTTACAAGAGTGATGGCCAGATACCTGCCAATGAAATCTTTGTCACTAATGTCAGGTCACTTGGCGTTCAGGAAAAGGCCAGGTTAAGTGAGGAGAAAGCGAACGACACCAACAGAGAAGGTGACCCCCTCAGCCATGAACCTGTGGGCAATGACCTCGATCTGGAGTGCAAAGGCCAGTTTTATGATTATTTCGAGACTGGATATAATGACAAAAACAATGTAAGTGAGTCCTGGAAAAAGTCTTTAAGGAAAAAGGAGCCTTCACCAAGCAACAAACTGTGCTGCAGCAAAGGAAGTAAAATATGA